Genomic segment of Malania oleifera isolate guangnan ecotype guangnan chromosome 7, ASM2987363v1, whole genome shotgun sequence:
catcctattgctcatacttATACACAAATGGTGTaactgaatcttttattaagagacttcaactcattgcttGAATTATGATTATGAGAACTAAATTACCTTTATTtgtttggggacatgctatttTTTATGTtgcatgtttagttcgtataaggcCAACTGTTTACAATAATTTTTCACCAATGTAATTAGTTTTTGGGCAACAatctgatatttcttatttaagaactttttgTTGTGCAGTATATGTTTCTATTGTCCCTCCTCAAAGAACTATGATGGGTACTCAACGTAAGCTTGGTATCTATGTGggttttgattccccttctattattagatatcttgaacctttaacaagtCATTTATTTAAAACACAGTTTCatgattgtcattttgatgaagcagtattccctacattagggggagctAAATCACTAcctgaagcacaacatgaaatcacattgaatgccatgagtttatctcatttagattctcgcacaaatcaaagtgtACTTAAAGTTCAGAAGATTATCcatttgcaagggattgcaaatcaattGCCAAATTCTTTTGCAAATACCAAGAccatactaaaatctcatatacctgctgcaaatattccaacacgtattgatgtccctaaAGGACAACAACTggctaatgaacctaaaccacAAGTTAAGCATGGAAGGCCTACTGGTGCAAAATATAAAACTCCCAGAAGGAGAAAATTTAAATCTATTAACACTCCAAAAGAGGTTACAGAGGTGGCTAATCCATTTGACATTCACAAACCCATTAGTCCCTATTGTGGAATCTCTTGAAGAGGAATCTCttgaagagaaaactcctgaagagacatcccttgaaaaagGACAAGTacctgaaaataataatgagatctcaattcattacataggagaaatgtgggatagaaataaagttgttgttaaCAACACATTTacatatgcagtagctactgacattGAACCTAAATTTGTTAATAAATGTTGAAATAGAAGTGAATGgtcaaaatggaaagaggctatcatatcataattaaactctctatcaaaaagagaagtttttggacctatagTCCATACACTAGAAGATGTCCAACtagttggatacaaatgggtatttgtgcccaagcgaaatgaaaataatgaaattactctatataaagcaagacttgtggcaCAAAGTTTCTCGCAGAAATCCAAagttgattatgaggagacatattctcccgtaATGGATGAAAGCACTTttagattcttaattgggctaacAGACGCTGAATGACAGAGCATGCATCTTATGAACATaataacaacatacctatatggatcgttggatgattaaatttatatgaaaatccctaaaggatttaaattgcctaAAGCAAAAcctagaaatttatattcaattagaCTCCAACATTCTTTATATCAATTAAAGCAATCTAAACGCATGTGATataatcgattaagtgagtaccttgtgaaagaaggttttatacatgatccaatttgtccatgtgtttttattaaaagatcagaatttagatttgttataattgttgtttatgttgatgatttgaatttagttgggactcctgaagAGTTCACTAAAGTTGCTAATCATTTAATAgtggaatttgagatgaaagatttaggaaagacaaaatattgtcttagcttatagattgaacatgtaaatgatggaatttttgttcatcaatctaaacaTACCGAGAAGGTATTAAGGCAAATCTATATGGATAAATTTCATCCTTTAGGATCTCCAATGATAGTGCGATTacttgatgttaagaaagatTCATTTtgacctcatgatgagggggaagAATTATTTGGtcttgaagtaccatatttaagttcTATCGGCTCTCTGATGTACTTGGCCAATTGTACAAGATCCGATATTACATGTgctgtaaatctactagtaagataCAATTCTACTTCTACTTAGTGACACTgaaatggaattaagcacattctacgttatttgagaggtacatctgatttgggtctattttactcatttgattccaaatctcaattagtaggatatgcagatgctggATATTTATCTGATcatcacaatgctaaatctcaaaattaatatgtatttctttacgaaaaaactcttatatcttggaaatcagtaaaACAGTCGATTACAGCAACATCCTCCAATTATTCTAAAATACTAACTATCCATAAAGTTAGTAGAGAATGTGTGTGGTttagatcaatgatttctcatatctaagcaaattgtggtcttcaatcaataaATAATATTCCATTAGTTTTATATAAAGATAATGCTGTATGTATAGGTAAACTAAGAGGAAGATACATAAAGTGTAACAGAACAAAACATGTCTCTCCAAAAGTCTTTTATACACATGAACTCTAGAAAAATGatgatatagatgttcagcagATTCGATCAAGTGATAATTTTGCAGATTTGTTTACCCAAGTTTTGCCTACTACTACAtttaagaaattggttcatcttatTGGAATGAGACACCTTAAAGACCTTAACAGAAgtagttaatatatgggtgacatccaatagggagtgttatgaaaaatatattatGGAAAATATGGATGTCATCCCATCTTTTACcaccccatcttccaccactTTGATTTCCATCCAAATAAATACATAGGTATCCGTATTGACCTATAAAAGGGCATCCTACCCCTCTCATTTGGAAGATATATCTTTACATGCTTGCATATATCATCGCATACTTGAATACTCACTTGCATGCTTAGAGTAAGTGAGgtataaaaagaaaaggagaaataaAAAGATGAtagagatattttgtataaggtcaatttcatatcatattataatTCCTCCCATAATAGTGAAGTTTTGATTCCATTCGCCCGTGAATTAGGCATAATCGATTTTTGTCTCGtccctatttatttatttattttctacatctttttataacacacacacacacacatatatgtatatatatatatatttatattccaaCGGGAACTTCAGGGTGACACGACTCTTTCGCAGTCCGGACTCCGCACAATGCCCACAACATCCCTCTGCTTCATTCTGGAGAAATTGAACTCAAAACGGAACTGGGTCATTCCAATCAATCTCAGGGATTACCTGTCATTGTAGAATTGAAGATTTACGTATCCTTTCACTCTGCACTACGCACTCGCATTTCGCCGTCACGGATGACCTCTGGTTTCTCAGTTCAAGGTGAGCTTTCTACTTTTAGCTTCTCCTTTGGAATTATACTTTCATCTTTTTCCGTTTGGCTTCCGAGAAATGAAAAGGGAGGAAAACAAACCCCCTTCTTTTGGAAATCAGTACATGTTAATTCTCTTCAGATTTATGTGTACACTATCTATGGAAAAAAGGTTTAATAAATTTCCTGATTGCTTCTGTGCTGTtttttggtaaaataataatCTGGGCTCTATGAGTTTATAGTTTTTTCAATGTTTGTGTTCATCTATCAGTTTCTTTTTCTCGATTTCTCGTTTAGGTTATTGATATTTGGATCATTTCTGGGGAAGATTTGTGAACTGGATTTTGAATTCCCACAACTGTGAGCAGAGAATATGGGGAGTGTGAATGAACAGAAACTCAGGTTTTGCATCGACAGAGGGGGCACATTCACGGATGTTTATGCCGAAATCCCCGGTCAGCATGAAGGCCGAGTAATGAAACTTTTGTCTGTTGACCCTTCTAACTACGATGATGCTCCGGTTGAGGGGATTCGGAGGATTCTCGAAGAATTTACAGGGGAAAAAATTCCCCGGACTTCGAAAATCCCCACAGATAAGATAGAGTGGATAAGGATGGGTACTACAGTGGCAACAAATGCACTTCTGGAGCGGAAAGGGGAGAGAATTGCTGTGTGTGTAACTAGAGGCTTCAGGGATCTGCTGCAGATTGGTAACCAGGCTCGCCCAAACATCTTTGACCTCACTGTTTCAAAACCTTCCAATCTTTATGAGGAAGTAATAGAGGTTGATGAGAGAGTTGAGCTTGTTCTTGGCAATGAGGAAACGGATCCAGATTTTTCTGCATCTGTATTCAAGGGCATTTCCGGCGAGCTTGTCCGGGTTGTGAAGCCACTGGATGAGAAAACTTTAGAACTTTCATTGAAAGGTCTGTTGGAGAGGGGAATTCGCTGTTTAGCTGTTGTGTTAATGCATTCTTATACATACCCCCAGCATGAAATGTGTTTGGAAAAGTTAGCTGTGAGGTTGGGCTTTAGACATGTTTCCTTGTCTTCAGCTTTGACGCCTATGGTTCGAGCAGTTCCAAGGGGTCTAACAGCAAGTGTGGATGCATATTTAACCCCGGTAATTAAAGAATATCTGTCAGGGTTTATATCCAAATTTGATGAAGGGCTGGGGAAGGTGAATGTTTTGTTTATGCAATCGGATGGAGGGCTCGCACCAGAAAGTAGATTTTCTGGGCATAAAGCGGTTCTGTCAGGTCCTGCAGGTGGTGTTGTTGGTTACTCGCAGACTCTTTTTGGGCTTGAAACAGAAAAGCCTCTAATTGGGTTTGACATGGGTGGTACATCTACAGACGTGAGCCGCTATGCAGGTACTTTTGAGCAAGTTTTAGAAACTCAGATTGCTGGAGCCATAATTCAAGCACCTCAGCTTGACATAAACACTGTCGCTGCTGGAGGTGGATCAAAGTTGAAGTTCCAGTTTGGGGCTTTCCGGGTGGGTCCAGAATCTGTGGGTGCTCACCCAGGTCCAGTGTGTTATCGGAAAGGAGGGAAATTAGCTGTTACAGATGCAAATCTTATTTTGGGGTTTGTTATTCCTGATTTTTTTCCTTCAATCTTTGGCCCTAATGAGGATCAGCCTTTAGATATCACAGCAACAAGGGATGAATTCAAGAAGCTTGCAGTGCAAATAAATTCATACAGGAAGAGCCAGGATTCATCAGCGAAGGACATGACAGTAGAGGAGATTGCACTGGGATTTGTGGATGTTGCCAATGAGACAATGTGCCGTCCAATTCGGCAGTTAACGGAGATGAAAGGACATGAGACTAGGAACCATACTCTTGCTTGCTTTGGAGGTGCTGGGCCGCAGCATGCCTGTGCTATTGCCAGGTCCTTGGGAATGAAAGAGGTATTAATTCATAGGTTCTGTGGGATTTTAAGTGCATATGGAATGGGACTGGCAGATGTAATAGAAGAGGGACAGGAGCCATATTCTGCTGTTTATGCACCTGAATCGCTCCTCGAGGCCTCTCGTAGAGAAGCTACTTTATTGAAGCTGGTCAAGCAGAAGCTGCAAGATCAAGGGTTCAAGGAGGAAAACATTACAACTGAAACATATTTAAATTTGAGGTATGAGGGTACAGATACTGCCATCATggtaaagagaaaaataaatgaagatgGATTGGAATTTGATTTTGCAGAAGAATTTGTGAGGCTTTTCCAGCAAGAGTATGGATTCAAACTACAGAAGAGGAACATCCTGATATGTGATGTTAGAATTCGTGGTATAGGAGTTACTAATATTTTGAAACCACGAGCTCTTGTACCTGCTTCAGGTACCCCTAAGTTTGAAGGGCATTACAAGGTTTACTTTCAGAATGGCTGGCACAGCACACCTTTATTCAAGCTTGAGAATCTTGGGTATGGTCATACAATGCCTGGCCCAGCAGTTATCATGAATGGTAATAGTACTGTGATAGTAGAACCCAAGTGCAAAGCTATTATAACCAAATAtggaaatattaaaattgaaattgaatcaaATCTAAGCACCGTGAAAGTAGCAGAAAATGTTGCAGATGTTGTTAAGCTCTCAATATTCAATCACAGATTTATGGGTATTGCTGAGCAGATGGGACGGACGCTACAAAGGACATCCATATCAACAAATATCAAGGAACGGCTGGATTTCTCTTGTGCTCTTTTTGGTCCTGATGGAGGACTAGTTGCCAATGCGCCTCATGTGCCTGTCCACCTTGGTGCTATGTCCAGTACAGTTAGATGGCAACTCAAGTACTGGGGCAAAAATTTGAATGAAGGAGATGTTTTAATCTCCAATCATCCATGTGCTGGAGGTAGCCATCTCCCTGATATAACCGTCATTACGCCTGTTTTTGATAATGGAAAACTGGTATTTTTTGTGGCTAGCAGAGGGCATCATGCAGAGATTGGGGGTATTACTCCAGGAAGTATGCCTCCTTTCTCTAAGTACTTATGGGAGGAAGGAGCTGCCATTAAAGCGTTCAAGCTTGTGGAAAAGGGGGTTTTTCAAGAAGAAGGAATTATCAAACTTCTCAAGTTCCCTTGTTCTGATGAATCAACTCATAACATCCCAGGAACCCGCAGGCTTCAAGACAATTTATCAGACCTTCATGCACAAGTAGCTGCCAACCAGAGAGGAATTTCCCTTATCAAAGAGCTTATTGAACAGTATGGTTTGGACACAGTTCAGGCTTATATGACCTATGTGCAGAAGAATGCAGAAGAGGCAGTCAGAGAGATGCTCAGATCAGTTGCTTCTAGTGTTTCATCTCAGGTGGCTAAGTGTGGAGAGGGTGATTTCGTAACCATTGAAGAAGAAGATTACATGGATGATGGGTCTACCATTCATCTGAATCTTACAATCAATTGTGAGAAGGGGGAAGCAGTCTTTGATTTTTCTGGGACCAGCCCTGAAGTTTATGGGAATTGGAATGCTCCGGAAGCAGTGACAGCTGCAGCAGTCATATACTGCCTACGCTGTTTGGTTGATGTTGATATTCCTCTCAATCAAGGTTGTTTGGCCCCTGTTAAAATCCATATTCCATCAGGTTCATTCCTTTCTCCTAGTGATGAGGCTGCTGTAGTAGGGGGTAACGTTCTGACATCTCAGAGAATAACGGATGTTGTGCTCACCGCATTTCAGGCATGTGCTTGTTCTCAGGGATGTATGAATAATCTCACTTTTGGGGATGATACTTTTGGCTATTATGAAACAATTGGAGGTGGATGTGGTGCTGGTCCCAACTGGGACGGGACCAGTGGAGTCCAGTGCCATATGACAAATACCCGTATGACCGATCCCGAGATTTTTGAGCAGAGGTATCCAGTTATTTTGCACAAATTTGGGCTCAGAGAGAACAGTGGTGGAGGTGGACTTCATAGAGGGGGAGATGGACTTGTGCGAGAGATAGAGTTCAGACACCCAGTGGTGGTGAGTATTCTTTCGGAGAGGCGCGTTCATGCACCGAGAGGATTAAAAGGAGGAAAAGATGGTGCTCATGGGGTTAATTACCTTATCACAAAAAATAAACGGAGGGTATATCTTGGAGGGAAAAACACAATTGAGGTGCAGGCAGGGGAAGTTCTTCAGATTTTAACTCCTGGTGGTGGTGGATGGGGCTCTCCTCTTTGATTCATTTCTATTGAAAAACTTTTCGTCAGGAGTTTTGTCTTCACCTTGGTATTCTATTACTCTGTTTAAAGATGGTTTGAATTTTTAGGTTTGAATTTTTCACTGCTTCGAGCAAAACAAAAATAATGTATCAAACAATTGGTTCCATGTGAATGAATTAAGTATAAAATTTTTCCTGTTTAAACTTTGAACCTATGTTGAACAGGTGAAGTAGGATTGCTTCTCATGACATATACCTTTGGTATGGATAGTGGATGATTGTGTGAACAAGCTTGAAAATCATCATCtggaaatatgaatgtgaaaatgCAAAGATGTTGAAGGTGCGACTTTGACAGATGCCACTCCGCAAGGCTTTGGGGCAGAGAACTCTATATTTGAACTCAAACAAACTGATGTGATGGTAGAATAGCTTTTAACTTCTACAAGCTATGAAGCTTGTTGTCAAATCCTCTTGAAGCTGATGTGAAATTTATCATCAACAGTGAGCCATGATGCCACGAGTGTGCGAGGGGCTCTTGGCGGCATGAAACTAGGGTCTTGGATTCGAAATTGGGGTCTCAGAGTTTCAAACACTTTGTTTGATTTTGTCTTTAAAGCTTTGGAATTTGCATTCCTCTCTTCCTCAAAACCCTTACTTCCCCTTCAGCTTTTGCATTCCATTTAgctttccctttctttctttttaatttattgAAGCTGTAAAGTCTAGTTTGTCATTACAGTTCCAAATATTTGTTTCTGCGTCCTATTTTTGTTTATGGTTTTCTAGGTTTGCTTACTACATGTTTAGGATTGTGGATGGCCACTATAGAATGGCAAATGCTTAACCAAGAAATGTTGGCCAAAAAGTTGGAAGCTATGGGGAGTTTTGAGGTGTAGGACATTAGATCTTAATTGGGGTTGAACTGTTGGAGCATCTACATGGGTTTGCAATGGGATAATTCTTATATAACAACAACAGCTAAAACAAGAAGCCGTAAGTTCCATTTGGTGGGGTTGGCTATTGACTTAGGTGAATTTAGTgagaattcatgataataagatctCTAACTCAATCTCGCTCCTTTATCGTGGCTTGAAACTGGCTGTGTATAAAGAATTTATGTTACACCAGCAAAGTGCACGATAGcgtattttttttcacataaataattttttcacaccctacaactagtagaaacCCCACACACACAAGACAAGtgcattaaaattttttttaaagcataTAATTTTGGGTGTGAATCCAAGCTAGACTATAATTACAAAAACCATATAATtatactttttgaaaaaaaaattctatattccaaaacttgcaaatgaaaaacacaaaaacattaAAATCCATACACTAAGCCTACATATGATAAACACAAAATCCCCACTATTAACCAACTATTGAAAAAATTATTAGTAATagtaagaagaaaagaaataacgAGGGAGGAGAAGATCTACTAGCGAATGAAATTAAAAGGAAATGACAATCGCTTGAAAAATACTACAGTAATTATCCTTTACTGTAAGAAATTTGATGTTGCTAACGAAATCAATCGAAGAATATTTAAGGAATGAGAGATTGCAAGAATTCTttaatctaaattcaagattcaaatccAAAAATATGTATTGTTTTAGCTTAATTTTTGGATAATTCTTACctaaaatatgatttcaaaatgcTTTTTGGAAATATAGATTGATTGGGATTAGGTCTCCTGTGATTATAAAATGAGAAATAGGGACCTTATAAGGCAATCAATTGAGTTTAAGAAAGCCTCCCTAGTTCCCTTTCCTAGGGTCTTCCTCTCTCATCTTTTGATAATTCTCTCTATTGgtcattttctctctttttctctcttaaGCCACCATTGTAGAGCTCAAAAgattatgaattgtggaaaataCAGGGAGGACAAAGATTGTGAGAAAGACGAGGAAAAAAGAGCATTTGAAATCCTTGAGATCACGCTTTCAAAAATTGTGAGAAAGATGAGGAAAAAAGACCATTTGAAATCCTTGAGATCACGCTTTTTGAATTTCTACTTATACAATACCTAAGTAACTTTTACTACTTTATTCACAATCAATATAGGAGCTTGGATCTTTTCCAAACTCCATAGAAGGCTTTgcctattctttttttttttttggattatgcatcgggtatccacgcgtctgttttacgatccacgtgactaatcctgcaccCCTTGAAGTTGATCCCACAACTTCAAAGAGAgagtaaattcaggagttcagggaCGGAAACGAGCCCGGGAgagtttgaacacctgatctcatGAAAGACACTCttgcagcccgcacta
This window contains:
- the LOC131160113 gene encoding 5-oxoprolinase 1, with product MGSVNEQKLRFCIDRGGTFTDVYAEIPGQHEGRVMKLLSVDPSNYDDAPVEGIRRILEEFTGEKIPRTSKIPTDKIEWIRMGTTVATNALLERKGERIAVCVTRGFRDLLQIGNQARPNIFDLTVSKPSNLYEEVIEVDERVELVLGNEETDPDFSASVFKGISGELVRVVKPLDEKTLELSLKGLLERGIRCLAVVLMHSYTYPQHEMCLEKLAVRLGFRHVSLSSALTPMVRAVPRGLTASVDAYLTPVIKEYLSGFISKFDEGLGKVNVLFMQSDGGLAPESRFSGHKAVLSGPAGGVVGYSQTLFGLETEKPLIGFDMGGTSTDVSRYAGTFEQVLETQIAGAIIQAPQLDINTVAAGGGSKLKFQFGAFRVGPESVGAHPGPVCYRKGGKLAVTDANLILGFVIPDFFPSIFGPNEDQPLDITATRDEFKKLAVQINSYRKSQDSSAKDMTVEEIALGFVDVANETMCRPIRQLTEMKGHETRNHTLACFGGAGPQHACAIARSLGMKEVLIHRFCGILSAYGMGLADVIEEGQEPYSAVYAPESLLEASRREATLLKLVKQKLQDQGFKEENITTETYLNLRYEGTDTAIMVKRKINEDGLEFDFAEEFVRLFQQEYGFKLQKRNILICDVRIRGIGVTNILKPRALVPASGTPKFEGHYKVYFQNGWHSTPLFKLENLGYGHTMPGPAVIMNGNSTVIVEPKCKAIITKYGNIKIEIESNLSTVKVAENVADVVKLSIFNHRFMGIAEQMGRTLQRTSISTNIKERLDFSCALFGPDGGLVANAPHVPVHLGAMSSTVRWQLKYWGKNLNEGDVLISNHPCAGGSHLPDITVITPVFDNGKLVFFVASRGHHAEIGGITPGSMPPFSKYLWEEGAAIKAFKLVEKGVFQEEGIIKLLKFPCSDESTHNIPGTRRLQDNLSDLHAQVAANQRGISLIKELIEQYGLDTVQAYMTYVQKNAEEAVREMLRSVASSVSSQVAKCGEGDFVTIEEEDYMDDGSTIHLNLTINCEKGEAVFDFSGTSPEVYGNWNAPEAVTAAAVIYCLRCLVDVDIPLNQGCLAPVKIHIPSGSFLSPSDEAAVVGGNVLTSQRITDVVLTAFQACACSQGCMNNLTFGDDTFGYYETIGGGCGAGPNWDGTSGVQCHMTNTRMTDPEIFEQRYPVILHKFGLRENSGGGGLHRGGDGLVREIEFRHPVVVSILSERRVHAPRGLKGGKDGAHGVNYLITKNKRRVYLGGKNTIEVQAGEVLQILTPGGGGWGSPL